The Astyanax mexicanus isolate ESR-SI-001 chromosome 8, AstMex3_surface, whole genome shotgun sequence sequence CAAACATGTCTCTAATTTGTCTGTAATCTCATATTTCTCAAATGATTATTCCTTGTTCAGGCACTGCAGTACCCAATGACTGACCACGGACCATCTGTCCTGCTTAACACTGGGGCTCACATGCCTCTGGTAGGCTTAGGCACATATCGTCTGCAGGGTCCCGAGGACACGTACCAAGTTGTGGATGCTgcgttaacagcaggctacagagCCTTTGATACAGCCGCAGTTTACCGTAACGAAGCCGAGATTGGCCAGGCCCTTCGTTCTCTGTTACCCAAACATGGGCTTTCTAGAGCTGATGTATTCATAACCAGCAAACTGAGTCCCAAGGACCAGGGCACTAAGGCCAGAGATGGCTGTCTGAGGAGCCTGGAGCAGCTGGGGCTGGACTACATTGATCTGTTTCTCATCCACTGGCCTGGAACGCAGGGTCGGGATGTCAGGGATAAGCGAAACCCTGAGAACCGTTCTCAGAGCTGGGCAACATTGGAAGACTTTCACAAGGAGGGAAAATTCAAGGCCATTGGGGTGTCTAACTATACTGTGAAGCACATGCAGGAGCTGCTGAAGAGCTGCAGGGTTGTCCCGGCCGTTCTCCAGGTGGAG is a genomic window containing:
- the zgc:101765 gene encoding glyoxal reductase, giving the protein MTDHGPSVLLNTGAHMPLVGLGTYRLQGPEDTYQVVDAALTAGYRAFDTAAVYRNEAEIGQALRSLLPKHGLSRADVFITSKLSPKDQGTKARDGCLRSLEQLGLDYIDLFLIHWPGTQGRDVRDKRNPENRSQSWATLEDFHKEGKFKAIGVSNYTVKHMQELLKSCRVVPAVLQVEFHPRLAQKELRALCEESGVCFQAYSSLATGVLLTDPVVQAVAQRCGRTPAQVLLRWALQQNVPVLPKSAQPMRVQQNSCLFDFELSESDMARLSALDCGEKFCWDPSLVV